The Sphingosinicella humi genome has a window encoding:
- a CDS encoding MarC family protein: protein MIELLTSALVTFFVIIDPPGCAPIFASLTQGAPHAQRRAMAIRSVLIAASILIFFGLFGEDLLSALGVSLAAFRIAGGIMLFLIALEMVFEKRTERREHRAQEVNATPEIEDISVFPMAIPMIAGPGSIASIMLLMARSNGLQESLIVLGALLAILLLTLVALLMARPLMRLLGHKMEAMITRLLGVILAALAAQFVIDGIAISFNA from the coding sequence GTGATCGAGCTCCTCACCTCGGCGCTGGTGACCTTCTTCGTCATCATCGACCCGCCGGGATGCGCACCGATCTTCGCCAGCCTGACCCAGGGCGCCCCCCACGCGCAGCGGCGGGCGATGGCGATTCGCTCGGTGCTGATCGCCGCCTCCATCCTCATCTTCTTCGGCCTGTTCGGCGAGGATCTCCTCTCCGCGCTCGGCGTCAGCCTCGCCGCCTTCCGCATCGCGGGCGGCATCATGCTGTTCCTGATCGCGCTGGAGATGGTGTTCGAAAAGCGCACCGAACGGCGGGAGCACCGCGCGCAGGAGGTCAATGCCACGCCGGAGATCGAGGACATCTCCGTCTTTCCTATGGCGATCCCGATGATCGCCGGGCCCGGCTCGATCGCGTCCATCATGCTGCTGATGGCGCGGAGCAACGGCCTTCAGGAATCGCTGATCGTGCTCGGCGCTCTTCTCGCCATCCTGCTCCTGACCCTTGTCGCGCTGCTGATGGCGAGGCCGCTGATGCGCCTGCTCGGCCACAAGATGGAGGCGATGATCACCCGCCTGCTCGGCGTCATCCTCGCCGCGCTCGCCGCCCAGTTCGTGATCGACGGCATCGCGATCAGCTTCAACGCCTGA
- the folD gene encoding bifunctional methylenetetrahydrofolate dehydrogenase/methenyltetrahydrofolate cyclohydrolase FolD yields the protein MSADIIDGKAFAEGLRARIAEAVPTFVSAKGRKPGLAVVLVGEDPASQVYVRSKGKATVAAGMESFEHKLPDTTTQEELIALVERLNADECVDGILVQLPLPKGVDDKAVIAAIDPAKDVDGFHIANAGKLAVGEEALVPCTPLGCLMLLKDRLGDLSGLDAVVVGRSNIVGKPMAQLLLQENCTVTVAHSRTRDLPGAVRRADIVVAAVGRPEMIRGDWLKPGATVIDVGINRIPAKEAGKTRLVGDVEFASARDVAGAITPVPGGVGPMTIAVLLRNTLVAAHARAGLPPPAGL from the coding sequence ATGAGCGCCGACATCATCGACGGCAAGGCCTTCGCCGAGGGCCTGCGCGCCCGCATCGCGGAGGCCGTGCCCACCTTCGTTTCGGCCAAGGGCCGCAAGCCCGGCCTCGCCGTCGTGCTGGTTGGCGAGGATCCGGCGAGCCAGGTCTATGTCCGCTCCAAGGGCAAGGCGACGGTCGCGGCCGGCATGGAGAGCTTCGAGCACAAGCTGCCGGATACGACGACCCAGGAAGAGCTGATCGCCCTCGTCGAGCGGCTGAACGCGGACGAGTGCGTCGACGGTATCCTCGTCCAACTGCCGCTCCCCAAGGGTGTCGACGACAAGGCCGTGATCGCGGCGATCGACCCGGCCAAGGACGTGGACGGCTTCCACATCGCCAATGCCGGCAAGCTCGCGGTGGGTGAAGAGGCGCTCGTGCCCTGCACGCCGCTCGGCTGCCTGATGCTGCTGAAGGACCGGCTCGGCGATCTCTCCGGCCTCGACGCCGTCGTGGTCGGCCGCTCCAACATCGTCGGCAAGCCGATGGCGCAACTGCTCCTCCAGGAGAATTGCACCGTCACCGTCGCCCACAGCCGGACGCGGGATCTTCCCGGTGCAGTCCGCCGCGCCGACATCGTCGTGGCGGCGGTCGGACGGCCAGAAATGATCAGGGGCGATTGGCTGAAGCCCGGCGCCACCGTGATCGACGTAGGCATCAATCGCATCCCCGCCAAGGAGGCAGGCAAGACCCGCCTCGTCGGCGATGTCGAGTTCGCGAGCGCCAGGGATGTCGCCGGCGCCATTACGCCGGTGCCTGGCGGCGTGGGCCCGATGACGATCGCCGTCCTGCTGCGCAACACCCTCGTCGCCGCCCATGCCCGGGCCGGCCTGCCGCCGCCCGCCGGACTGTGA
- a CDS encoding YggT family protein: MLLAFFDVLQLLLTVLTWIIIIQAILSWLVAFNVINTYNDFVRSLLNALDRITEPLYRPIRRILPDFGGIDFSPLVVLLLIYVVRILLGGVAADIAY; the protein is encoded by the coding sequence ATGCTGCTTGCCTTTTTCGACGTTCTTCAGCTGCTGCTGACGGTGCTGACCTGGATCATCATCATCCAGGCGATCCTAAGCTGGCTCGTCGCCTTCAACGTCATCAACACCTATAATGATTTCGTCCGTTCGCTCCTCAATGCGCTCGATCGGATCACCGAGCCGCTCTACCGCCCCATCCGCCGCATCCTCCCCGACTTCGGCGGCATCGACTTCTCGCCGCTCGTCGTGCTGCTGCTGATCTATGTCGTGCGTATCCTGCTCGGCGGGGTCGCGGCCGACATCGCCTACTGA
- a CDS encoding cupin domain-containing protein, which translates to MKGYVDNIETRTVENEDFRRVLYTGKNLQLVLMTLKPGEEIGEEVHHDRDQFFRIEQGRGEIRIDGTANVVEDDFAVIVPAGARHNVVNTGSSPLRLYTLYGPPEHRDGVVHKDKAQAEYDHDKDHFDGKTTE; encoded by the coding sequence ATGAAGGGCTATGTCGACAATATCGAGACGCGGACGGTCGAGAATGAGGATTTCAGACGCGTTCTCTATACGGGCAAGAACCTTCAGCTCGTGCTGATGACGCTGAAACCCGGCGAGGAGATCGGCGAGGAAGTGCACCACGATCGCGACCAGTTCTTCCGGATCGAGCAAGGCCGCGGCGAAATCCGCATCGACGGGACCGCAAACGTCGTCGAGGACGATTTCGCCGTCATCGTCCCGGCCGGCGCTCGTCACAACGTCGTCAACACCGGCAGCAGCCCGCTGCGGCTCTACACGCTTTACGGCCCGCCCGAGCACCGCGACGGGGTGGTTCACAAGGACAAGGCTCAAGCCGAGTACGACCACGACAAAGACCATTTCGACGGCAAGACAACTGAATAA
- the rpsL gene encoding 30S ribosomal protein S12, translating into MPTINQLIRKGREPQKAKSKVPAMDQNPQKRGVCTRVYTTTPKKPNSALRKVAKVRLTNQREVISYIPGEGHNLQEHSVVLIRGGRVRDLPGVRYHVLRGVLDTQGVKDRKQSRSKYGAKRPK; encoded by the coding sequence ATGCCGACGATCAACCAGCTGATCCGTAAGGGTCGCGAACCGCAGAAGGCCAAATCCAAGGTCCCTGCGATGGACCAGAACCCGCAGAAGCGCGGGGTCTGCACCCGTGTCTATACGACGACCCCCAAGAAGCCCAACTCCGCGCTCAGGAAGGTGGCCAAGGTCCGCCTGACCAACCAGCGCGAAGTGATCAGCTACATTCCCGGCGAGGGCCACAACCTTCAGGAGCATAGCGTCGTCCTGATCCGCGGCGGCCGTGTGCGCGACCTTCCGGGCGTGCGCTATCACGTGCTTCGCGGCGTGCTCGACACCCAGGGTGTCAAGGACCGCAAGCAGAGCCGTTCGAAATACGGCGCCAAGCGTCCGAAGTAA
- the rpsG gene encoding 30S ribosomal protein S7, with translation MSRRRRPEKREILPDPKFGDIVLSKFMNSVMLDGKKSVAEGIVYGALDTVEARAKKDPMQVFHDALNNIKPGIEVRSRRVGGATYQVPVEVRPERAQALAIRWLISASRARSENTMAARLSGELLDAANNRGNAVKKREDTHRMAEANRAFSHYRW, from the coding sequence ATGTCTCGTCGTCGCCGTCCCGAAAAGCGCGAAATCCTCCCCGATCCGAAGTTCGGGGACATCGTCCTTTCCAAATTCATGAACAGCGTCATGCTCGACGGCAAGAAGTCCGTCGCGGAAGGTATCGTCTATGGCGCGCTCGACACCGTCGAAGCGCGGGCCAAGAAGGACCCGATGCAGGTGTTCCATGACGCCCTCAACAACATCAAGCCGGGCATCGAGGTCCGCAGCCGCCGCGTCGGCGGCGCCACCTACCAGGTGCCGGTCGAGGTTCGTCCGGAGCGTGCCCAGGCGCTCGCCATCCGCTGGCTGATCTCGGCGTCGCGTGCCCGCAGCGAGAACACGATGGCCGCCCGCCTGTCGGGCGAGCTGCTCGACGCCGCCAATAATCGCGGCAATGCGGTCAAGAAGCGCGAGGATACGCACCGCATGGCGGAAGCGAACCGCGCCTTCTCGCATTATCGCTGGTAA